The Mesobacillus jeotgali genome window below encodes:
- a CDS encoding IS1182 family transposase, whose translation MYKNYNTNQLTLPMDIQVLIPQQHLVRLIDFAVDQMNPNIFLSLYPGGGRPPYHPQMMLKVILYAYANRIYSSRQIAKQLTENIMFMWLSGEQKPDFRTINRFRSERMKDVIYETFFSIVDLLREEGLVKLEDYFLDGTKLEANANKYTFVWKKSTEKYDKKLDEKFRQIVFGIEQITKEDEEAEREQDFQEKLEETPISSAKIEETIKKLEERLEQDPKNKPLKKAKRQLEKDLLPRKQKYELQKQTFGERNSFSKTDTDATFMRMKEDHMMNGQLKPGYNVQIGTENQFITNFSLHQRAGDPGCMIPHLELLEKHNRPKPKAVIADSGYGSEENYAHCEEQEIEAYIKYNTFDKEQTKAWKEQIGRVENMEYDEELDEWICANGKRLVFQYESQRKSDNGYDSVKRTYRCTDCMNCPFQTTCAKDKDTKTVQVSVKNQQQRKEVRERLAAEEGSQRYRQRKIDVEPVFGQIKHNRGFKRFGLRGLSKNTTDWGLICAAHNLLKWAANKESEQKLG comes from the coding sequence TTGTATAAAAATTATAACACAAACCAATTGACCCTTCCAATGGACATTCAAGTTTTGATTCCTCAACAGCACCTTGTTCGATTGATTGATTTTGCCGTCGACCAGATGAACCCCAATATCTTTCTCTCTCTTTATCCTGGTGGAGGACGGCCGCCTTACCATCCTCAAATGATGTTAAAAGTCATTCTTTATGCATATGCCAACCGTATTTATTCCTCTCGACAAATCGCGAAACAGCTAACAGAGAATATTATGTTCATGTGGCTCTCCGGCGAACAGAAGCCTGATTTTCGTACCATCAACCGTTTCCGTTCCGAACGCATGAAAGATGTCATCTATGAGACGTTCTTTTCCATAGTCGACCTCCTTCGGGAGGAAGGACTTGTGAAGCTAGAAGACTATTTCCTGGATGGGACCAAATTGGAGGCAAACGCCAACAAGTATACTTTTGTTTGGAAGAAGTCCACTGAAAAATACGATAAAAAGTTGGACGAGAAATTCCGCCAGATTGTCTTTGGGATTGAACAAATCACCAAAGAAGATGAAGAAGCAGAAAGGGAACAAGATTTTCAGGAAAAGCTCGAAGAGACACCCATCTCTTCTGCAAAAATTGAAGAAACCATTAAAAAGCTGGAAGAGAGACTGGAACAGGATCCAAAAAACAAACCTTTAAAGAAGGCAAAGCGCCAACTGGAAAAAGACCTTCTACCTCGAAAGCAGAAGTATGAACTTCAGAAACAGACTTTTGGAGAGAGAAACAGCTTTTCTAAGACGGATACCGATGCCACTTTTATGCGAATGAAAGAGGACCACATGATGAACGGGCAGTTAAAGCCTGGATATAATGTTCAGATTGGAACAGAAAATCAGTTCATCACCAACTTCAGCCTCCATCAACGGGCTGGAGATCCTGGATGCATGATTCCCCATCTTGAACTTTTGGAAAAACATAACCGCCCGAAGCCAAAGGCCGTTATTGCCGACTCTGGTTATGGAAGCGAAGAGAACTATGCACATTGTGAAGAACAGGAAATAGAAGCGTACATTAAATACAATACTTTTGACAAGGAACAGACAAAGGCATGGAAGGAACAAATTGGCCGAGTTGAAAATATGGAGTATGACGAAGAGCTAGATGAATGGATTTGTGCAAACGGAAAACGCCTGGTTTTCCAGTATGAGAGTCAAAGAAAGTCCGACAACGGTTACGATTCCGTGAAGCGCACGTACCGCTGTACCGATTGTATGAACTGTCCATTCCAAACAACCTGTGCCAAAGACAAAGATACAAAGACCGTACAGGTCTCAGTGAAAAACCAACAACAACGAAAAGAAGTTCGGGAACGATTGGCTGCGGAAGAAGGAAGCCAAAGATACAGGCAGAGAAAAATAGATGTCGAGCCAGTATTTGGGCAGATTAAACACAATCGAGGGTTTAAAAGATTTGGGTTAAGAGGCCTCTCCAAAAATACCACGGATTGGGGTCTTATTTGCGCTGCACACAATCTTTTGAAGTGGGCAGCCAACAAGGAAAGCGAACAAAAATTAGGGTAA
- a CDS encoding DNA polymerase IV produces the protein MKEMYPKNGKVILHVDMNSFYASVEMAYDPELKGKPLAIAGNPEERRGIIVTCSYEARKFGVKTTMPLWEAKKLCPELIIKKPNFDRYRTASAAMFDILRQYTEVVEPVSIDEGYMDITDCSELGAPLEIAGSIQKRIYEQLDLPCSIGVAPNKFLAKTASDMKKPMGITVLRKREIPRILWPLEVGEMHGVGTKTADKLKSIGIHTIGGLAAANEIQLKGLLGINGLRLKERANGQDNRRVDPDSVYDFKSIGNSTTLPRDISNQHELLKVLDVLSEQVAARMKRKEAVATSISVTIRFKDRKTITRSQKLQNPVSKQDEIATAAKALFLKHWNGDPIRLLGITGTDLLEADKAVKQLDLFSYELDAKKEPLINTMSQLREKYGKSIIESAGSQVKKPRTSENPGAGTSFNKDFLQGRKREKKDF, from the coding sequence ATGAAAGAAATGTATCCAAAGAACGGCAAAGTCATTTTGCATGTTGATATGAATAGCTTCTATGCCTCAGTTGAAATGGCTTACGATCCTGAATTGAAGGGTAAGCCACTCGCGATTGCCGGCAATCCAGAAGAAAGACGCGGTATTATTGTCACGTGCAGTTATGAAGCGAGGAAATTCGGCGTCAAGACGACAATGCCTTTATGGGAAGCCAAAAAGCTTTGCCCCGAATTAATCATAAAGAAACCGAACTTTGATAGATACCGTACAGCATCAGCTGCAATGTTCGATATTTTGCGCCAATACACAGAGGTTGTAGAACCTGTTTCCATTGATGAAGGATATATGGATATAACGGATTGCTCAGAACTGGGGGCGCCGCTTGAAATCGCAGGAAGCATCCAAAAAAGAATTTATGAGCAGCTAGACTTGCCCTGCAGTATCGGGGTGGCTCCAAACAAATTCCTGGCGAAAACGGCTTCCGATATGAAGAAGCCAATGGGAATCACCGTTTTAAGAAAGCGAGAAATCCCACGGATCCTCTGGCCGCTTGAGGTCGGTGAAATGCATGGAGTAGGAACAAAAACAGCGGACAAACTAAAAAGTATTGGAATCCATACAATAGGCGGATTGGCGGCAGCAAATGAAATCCAGCTGAAAGGACTCCTGGGCATCAATGGATTAAGATTGAAAGAAAGAGCAAATGGACAGGATAACCGCCGGGTGGATCCCGACTCTGTCTATGATTTCAAGAGCATAGGCAACTCGACTACACTGCCGCGTGATATTTCGAATCAGCATGAGCTCCTGAAAGTTCTTGATGTGCTGTCAGAGCAAGTAGCGGCAAGGATGAAAAGGAAGGAAGCTGTCGCGACTAGCATTAGTGTGACGATCCGCTTTAAGGACAGGAAGACGATCACCAGGAGCCAGAAGCTGCAGAACCCTGTATCGAAGCAGGACGAAATAGCCACAGCCGCCAAAGCGCTTTTCTTGAAGCATTGGAATGGAGATCCTATCAGGCTGCTAGGAATTACTGGAACCGACTTGCTTGAAGCAGATAAAGCTGTCAAGCAGCTAGACCTTTTTTCTTATGAGCTGGATGCGAAAAAGGAGCCGCTGATCAATACGATGAGCCAGCTGCGTGAGAAATACGGCAAGAGCATCATTGAAAGTGCAGGTTCACAGGTGAAAAAGCCCCGAACCAGCGAGAATCCGGGGGCTGGGACGAGCTTCAATAAAGATTTCCTCCAGGGGCGTAAAAGAGAGAAAAAAGATTTTTAA
- a CDS encoding TIGR02206 family membrane protein, whose protein sequence is MFSLSHFVTLTIFFFISTFIFIHRKKLSDKRWRKAELATALSLILIEITNHLWMYKHAVWKFGRSMPLELCNIGLLLAIGLLLTRKKILFELLFFIALLGATQAIITPALTYDFPHFRFFHFFYAHMMIVWVTLYFLWAKGFYPTFSSVIKVVLFINLLLPAILFINKTADGNYWFLRHKPKSPSFMDLLGPYPWYIFSLESLLVILSLIAWLCMRSWLRGEKKSSYSES, encoded by the coding sequence ATGTTTTCTTTGAGTCATTTTGTGACTCTGACTATCTTTTTTTTCATTAGCACTTTCATTTTCATTCATCGAAAGAAATTAAGTGATAAGCGATGGAGGAAAGCCGAGCTGGCCACAGCCCTATCATTAATATTGATCGAGATCACCAACCATCTTTGGATGTACAAGCATGCTGTCTGGAAATTTGGACGGTCAATGCCGCTGGAATTATGCAATATCGGGCTTTTGCTCGCGATCGGTTTATTACTGACCAGGAAAAAAATACTGTTTGAGCTTTTATTTTTCATTGCTTTATTAGGGGCAACACAAGCTATAATAACACCTGCATTAACCTATGATTTTCCCCACTTCCGATTTTTCCACTTTTTCTATGCCCATATGATGATTGTTTGGGTGACTCTGTATTTTTTATGGGCTAAAGGTTTTTATCCTACTTTCAGTTCAGTCATAAAAGTAGTTCTCTTTATAAACCTGCTGCTGCCAGCTATCCTGTTCATTAATAAGACAGCTGACGGAAATTACTGGTTTTTGCGCCATAAACCGAAGAGTCCAAGCTTCATGGACTTACTCGGCCCCTACCCATGGTACATCTTTTCTTTGGAAAGTTTATTGGTGATTTTAAGTTTAATTGCATGGCTGTGCATGCGAAGCTGGCTAAGAGGTGAGAAAAAAAGCTCTTATTCAGAGTCATGA
- the gndA gene encoding NADP-dependent phosphogluconate dehydrogenase: MSKQQIGVIGLAVMGKNLAMNIESRGYSVSVYNRSREKTDEMLEETKGKKVVGTYSIEEFVQSLEKPRKILLMVKAGAATDATIEQLKPHLEKGDIIIDGGNTYFADTQRRNQELRELGLHFIGTGVSGGEEGALHGPSIMPGGQKEAYDLVAPIFQDIAAKVNGEACTTYIGPDGAGHYVKMVHNGIEYGDMQLISESYFMLKHVLGLNADELHEVFAEWNKGELDSYLIEITADIFTKKDDETGKPLVDMILDTAGQKGTGKWTSQSALDLGVPLPIITESVFARFISAMKQERVEASKVLSGPEVRSFDGNREAFIESIRKALYLSKICSYAQGFAQMRAASEEYGWDLNYGDIAMIFRGGCIIRAQFLQKIKEAYDRDPALKNLLLDPYFKEIAESYQQSLREIISAAVMNGIPVPSFSAALSYFDSYRTETLPANLIQAQRDYFGAHTYQRIDKEGIFHTEWME; the protein is encoded by the coding sequence ATGTCAAAACAGCAAATCGGAGTCATTGGCCTTGCTGTCATGGGAAAGAACCTCGCCATGAATATCGAGAGCAGAGGCTATTCTGTTTCAGTATATAACCGCTCCAGGGAAAAGACGGATGAAATGCTTGAGGAAACGAAAGGCAAGAAGGTCGTCGGAACTTATTCTATCGAGGAATTTGTTCAATCTCTTGAAAAACCAAGGAAAATCCTCCTGATGGTAAAAGCGGGAGCCGCAACGGACGCGACGATCGAACAATTAAAACCTCATCTGGAAAAGGGAGATATCATCATTGACGGTGGCAATACATATTTTGCAGATACTCAACGTCGTAACCAGGAATTACGCGAGCTCGGTCTTCACTTCATCGGCACTGGCGTATCTGGCGGGGAGGAAGGGGCACTTCACGGACCTTCCATCATGCCTGGCGGACAAAAAGAAGCGTATGACCTGGTGGCCCCAATCTTCCAGGATATCGCTGCAAAGGTCAATGGTGAAGCATGTACTACTTACATCGGTCCGGATGGTGCAGGACATTATGTAAAAATGGTACACAACGGCATAGAATACGGAGACATGCAATTGATCTCTGAATCCTATTTTATGTTGAAGCATGTACTTGGCTTAAATGCTGACGAGCTGCATGAAGTATTTGCAGAATGGAACAAAGGTGAGCTTGATAGCTATCTGATTGAAATTACGGCTGATATTTTTACAAAGAAGGATGATGAAACCGGCAAGCCGCTTGTTGATATGATTCTCGATACCGCTGGCCAAAAAGGCACTGGGAAATGGACGAGCCAGAGTGCGCTTGATTTAGGGGTGCCGCTGCCAATCATCACTGAATCTGTTTTCGCACGCTTCATCTCGGCAATGAAACAAGAGCGTGTGGAAGCAAGCAAAGTACTCTCTGGTCCTGAAGTTAGATCATTTGATGGCAATCGTGAGGCCTTCATTGAATCAATTCGAAAGGCGCTTTATTTGAGCAAAATTTGTTCTTACGCACAGGGATTTGCCCAAATGAGAGCGGCGTCCGAAGAGTATGGCTGGGATCTGAATTACGGCGATATTGCGATGATCTTCCGTGGAGGCTGCATTATCAGAGCTCAGTTCCTTCAAAAAATCAAAGAAGCATACGATCGCGATCCAGCTCTGAAAAACCTACTGCTCGATCCATATTTCAAGGAAATCGCAGAAAGCTACCAGCAGTCGTTACGTGAAATAATCTCAGCTGCGGTCATGAATGGAATTCCAGTGCCAAGCTTCTCTGCTGCACTTTCCTATTTCGACAGCTACCGGACGGAAACACTGCCTGCCAACCTGATCCAGGCGCAACGTGATTATTTCGGTGCCCACACATATCAGCGAATTGATAAAGAAGGAATCTTCCACACTGAGTGGATGGAATAA
- a CDS encoding alpha/beta fold hydrolase: MAEDYPVLKGAEPFYFEGSSVGILVSHGFTGSTQSMRPLGEAFAAAGYTVCGPRLKGHGTHYEDMEQTTYQDWIASVEEGFQWLKERCDKIFVTGLSMGGTLTLYMAEKYPEIRGIVLINAAIDIPAMEPVLQLEGTRFLDAIGSDIKKPGVVELAYEKTPVQSIKEILPFMKAVKENLSKVSCPALIFVSDEDHVVPPDNSQRIYNDISSEIKEVLRLKESYHVATLDNDQQMIIDNTLAFIKKIS, translated from the coding sequence ATGGCAGAAGATTATCCAGTTTTAAAGGGGGCGGAACCCTTTTATTTTGAAGGGAGTTCAGTAGGTATATTGGTATCGCATGGTTTCACTGGTTCTACACAGAGTATGCGGCCGCTTGGCGAGGCATTCGCTGCTGCGGGATATACTGTTTGCGGACCGCGATTGAAGGGGCACGGAACCCATTATGAGGACATGGAACAAACAACCTATCAGGATTGGATTGCTTCGGTAGAAGAAGGGTTTCAGTGGCTAAAAGAACGATGTGATAAGATTTTTGTAACTGGACTGTCAATGGGAGGAACGCTGACTTTATACATGGCTGAAAAATACCCTGAAATCAGGGGAATTGTCCTGATCAATGCGGCTATTGATATTCCGGCAATGGAGCCGGTCCTTCAGTTGGAAGGAACTAGATTCCTGGATGCCATTGGTTCCGACATCAAGAAGCCAGGAGTTGTAGAGCTTGCCTATGAAAAAACCCCGGTTCAATCCATTAAAGAGATATTGCCTTTTATGAAAGCTGTAAAAGAAAATCTCTCAAAAGTTTCTTGTCCAGCCTTAATTTTCGTTTCGGATGAGGACCATGTTGTCCCGCCAGATAACTCGCAAAGAATCTATAATGATATCAGCTCGGAAATAAAAGAGGTCCTTCGTCTTAAAGAGAGCTATCATGTGGCTACACTTGATAACGACCAGCAAATGATCATCGATAACACACTGGCATTCATAAAAAAAATTAGTTGA
- a CDS encoding HAMP domain-containing methyl-accepting chemotaxis protein: MQHWSIGRKYASVFAFIMFIFLGSFIYVTTVLSNLQNAIDLAEEKSDYAIMISEMGATFRQKYIIITDYITEPKPELLTLYKKETDQFNSSADKLKNNVKTEEAKSLFNAIVQTDKHMDKIWEDEILRTVENFKTNGEQVDIFTQISLANKAETIRDMNIDKLNELRTSILDERTRIMKETHSTIASMIRNTFIIIILAFILSSVAMYFVSRNISKNLKKVVAYCKRLANGELNVKALEAKSKDEVGQIILAMNQLSGNLKTSISSILASSDLVNDMSRNLKLNAEATTEANNEITASIMQVASSSDEQVKISERTNEAVEDVSSQLIEVTGSLKETLYTTSSTKDKIEEGKLYAFSVTEQMDQINGKVSELASVIHSLKNNSLEIHRIIEIITDISNQTNLLALNAAIEAARAGEHGKGFGVVAQEVRKLAEQSAGAADSIRTILEETGKETNQAVNVMDESQTTVQKGNELVEKVAKIFTEIAQSIEEVSSKGNTVSSAVMNANEKMESMAQSANEVITASSRSALFLEQVAATTEEQNATMQELLESSNKLSNMAEDLRKSFSSFKL; encoded by the coding sequence ATGCAGCATTGGTCTATTGGCAGAAAGTATGCAAGCGTTTTCGCATTCATTATGTTTATCTTTTTAGGCAGCTTCATTTATGTAACGACTGTTTTATCAAACCTTCAGAATGCAATCGACCTTGCCGAAGAAAAAAGTGATTATGCAATCATGATCAGTGAAATGGGGGCCACATTTCGCCAGAAGTATATCATTATCACAGACTACATAACCGAACCGAAACCAGAGCTTCTTACACTGTACAAAAAAGAAACTGATCAATTTAACAGCTCTGCTGACAAGCTGAAAAACAACGTAAAAACAGAGGAAGCCAAAAGCTTGTTCAATGCAATTGTCCAAACAGATAAGCATATGGACAAAATCTGGGAAGATGAAATTTTAAGGACTGTTGAAAATTTCAAGACTAACGGCGAACAGGTTGATATTTTCACCCAAATCAGTCTGGCCAACAAGGCTGAAACGATTCGCGATATGAACATCGATAAGCTTAATGAACTCAGGACATCGATTCTTGATGAACGTACAAGGATCATGAAGGAAACTCATTCTACGATTGCCTCGATGATACGGAATACGTTCATTATTATCATATTAGCCTTTATCCTCTCTTCAGTAGCCATGTACTTTGTCTCTCGCAATATCAGCAAGAATCTCAAAAAAGTGGTAGCTTACTGTAAGAGACTCGCTAATGGTGAATTGAATGTCAAAGCATTGGAAGCGAAGAGTAAGGACGAAGTTGGGCAGATCATCCTCGCCATGAACCAATTATCCGGGAACTTGAAAACTTCGATTTCCAGTATCCTGGCATCATCGGACCTGGTAAATGATATGTCTAGGAACCTAAAACTTAATGCGGAAGCCACGACTGAAGCCAATAATGAAATTACTGCATCCATCATGCAGGTGGCATCTTCATCTGACGAACAAGTGAAAATTTCTGAACGTACAAATGAAGCGGTCGAAGATGTATCTTCCCAATTAATTGAAGTCACCGGGTCGCTAAAAGAGACCCTTTATACAACCTCTAGCACGAAGGATAAAATCGAGGAAGGCAAACTATATGCATTTAGTGTCACAGAACAAATGGACCAGATCAATGGAAAAGTGTCAGAATTAGCGAGTGTGATTCATTCACTGAAAAACAATTCTCTGGAAATTCATCGAATCATCGAAATCATCACGGATATTTCAAATCAGACCAATCTGCTGGCATTGAATGCTGCAATTGAAGCAGCAAGAGCCGGGGAGCATGGAAAAGGTTTTGGTGTCGTCGCACAGGAGGTCCGCAAGCTCGCTGAACAATCAGCCGGTGCAGCAGACAGCATCCGTACCATCCTTGAGGAGACTGGAAAAGAAACGAATCAGGCCGTAAACGTCATGGATGAAAGCCAGACGACCGTACAAAAAGGAAATGAACTGGTTGAGAAAGTAGCGAAAATCTTCACTGAAATAGCGCAATCGATTGAGGAAGTCAGCTCGAAGGGAAACACAGTGAGCAGTGCTGTCATGAATGCAAATGAAAAGATGGAATCAATGGCTCAGTCAGCCAATGAAGTGATCACTGCTTCCTCTAGGTCTGCACTATTCTTGGAGCAGGTTGCCGCAACAACCGAAGAACAAAATGCTACAATGCAAGAGCTGTTAGAATCATCCAACAAGCTGTCCAACATGGCCGAGGACTTGAGAAAGTCATTCTCCAGCTTCAAACTATAA
- a CDS encoding chemotaxis protein CheW yields the protein MADSNKTVVFQAGNEEYAFPILYVISIEKLEGMTAIPHMPDYVTGITKVRGELIPVIDLEKVLYHRDIRADDKTRLIVLETSEISLGVLVRDAKEILEIPEVNMKQPGLIAYQNTIFITGIANLDKRMIMIIDPQTLINSLEGIKEIKDYMKQQKQEIHN from the coding sequence ATGGCTGATAGCAATAAGACGGTTGTATTCCAGGCAGGAAATGAAGAATACGCTTTTCCGATCCTTTATGTCATTTCAATTGAAAAATTGGAAGGGATGACAGCGATTCCGCATATGCCTGATTATGTCACCGGAATCACGAAGGTACGGGGAGAGTTGATTCCGGTCATTGATCTTGAAAAGGTCCTATACCATCGGGATATTCGGGCTGATGACAAGACGAGACTGATCGTGCTTGAGACTTCGGAAATCTCATTGGGTGTCCTCGTCAGGGATGCAAAGGAAATCCTTGAGATTCCTGAGGTAAATATGAAGCAGCCTGGCCTTATCGCCTACCAAAATACGATATTCATTACGGGAATAGCCAATTTGGATAAACGGATGATCATGATCATTGACCCGCAAACCCTGATCAATTCACTAGAAGGAATAAAAGAAATCAAAGACTATATGAAACAGCAAAAGCAGGAAATACATAATTAA
- a CDS encoding acyl-CoA carboxylase subunit beta: protein MPDIYEKINELYDKRREIELGGGDERIEKQHEKGKLTARERIELLVDPGSFVELNPFIQHRSTDFGLENQKGPGDGVVTGYGKVNGRPIYLFSQDFTVFGGALGEMHAKKIANVMDLAAKNGAPFVGLNDSGGARIQEGVVSLDGYGHIFYRNSIYSGVIPQISVIMGPCAGGAVYSPAITDFVFMVEKTSQMFITGPKVIETVTGEKISAEDLGGAIVHNTISGNAHFHGQSEEETLEQVRLLLSYLPQSYEEKPPRLEADDEDDYRPDLTDAIPFDAIRPYDVRKVIEQVVDSESFLEIQKDFAKNIVIGLARIKGEVVGLVCNQPKVMAGGLDIDSSDKASRFIRFCDSFNIPIITFEDVTGFFPGIKQEHGGIIRHGAKILYAYSEATVPKLTVILRKAYGGAYVALNSKSIGADLVFAWPNAEIAVMGPQGAANIIFAKEIQNSDNPEQIRQQKIDEYREKFANPYVAASQGMVDDVIDPRETRIKLIQSLEMLRTKKEDRPGKKHGNIPL, encoded by the coding sequence ATGCCAGACATCTATGAGAAAATCAATGAACTATATGATAAACGCAGGGAAATCGAACTGGGCGGCGGTGACGAACGGATCGAAAAGCAACATGAAAAAGGGAAGCTGACTGCTCGGGAACGAATAGAGTTGCTAGTCGATCCAGGCAGTTTTGTGGAGTTGAATCCATTCATCCAGCACCGGAGCACAGACTTTGGACTTGAGAACCAGAAGGGCCCAGGGGATGGAGTTGTAACCGGTTACGGTAAGGTGAATGGCAGGCCGATTTACTTGTTTTCCCAGGATTTCACCGTGTTTGGCGGAGCCTTAGGTGAAATGCATGCAAAGAAAATTGCCAATGTGATGGATCTGGCTGCTAAAAATGGCGCTCCATTCGTGGGTCTGAACGATTCCGGCGGAGCAAGGATCCAGGAGGGTGTCGTTTCACTCGATGGCTATGGGCATATTTTTTACCGCAATTCTATCTATTCTGGTGTAATCCCGCAAATTTCCGTGATCATGGGTCCTTGTGCCGGCGGAGCGGTATACTCGCCAGCCATTACCGACTTTGTATTCATGGTCGAAAAAACGAGCCAGATGTTCATTACCGGTCCCAAAGTAATCGAGACGGTTACCGGGGAGAAAATTTCTGCTGAAGATCTCGGCGGAGCGATTGTACATAACACGATCAGTGGCAATGCACATTTCCATGGCCAGTCTGAAGAAGAAACACTGGAGCAGGTAAGGCTGCTGTTAAGCTATCTGCCGCAAAGCTATGAAGAAAAGCCGCCGAGGCTAGAGGCAGATGATGAAGATGACTACAGGCCAGATTTGACGGATGCCATTCCTTTCGATGCAATAAGACCATATGATGTGCGCAAAGTGATTGAGCAGGTAGTCGATTCCGAATCATTCCTGGAGATACAGAAGGACTTTGCCAAAAATATTGTCATTGGGCTTGCAAGAATTAAAGGCGAGGTCGTCGGTCTTGTCTGCAACCAGCCGAAGGTGATGGCAGGCGGGCTTGATATCGATTCTTCTGATAAGGCATCCCGCTTCATCAGATTCTGTGATTCTTTCAATATCCCAATCATCACTTTTGAGGATGTCACAGGATTCTTCCCGGGCATCAAGCAGGAGCATGGTGGCATTATCCGTCATGGCGCGAAAATCCTTTATGCTTATTCAGAAGCAACAGTTCCTAAGCTCACCGTTATTTTACGAAAAGCGTACGGCGGAGCATATGTCGCCCTGAACAGTAAATCGATCGGGGCGGATCTTGTTTTTGCGTGGCCGAATGCTGAAATCGCCGTAATGGGACCGCAGGGTGCTGCCAATATTATTTTTGCGAAGGAAATCCAGAACAGTGATAATCCGGAACAGATAAGGCAGCAGAAAATCGATGAGTACCGTGAGAAATTCGCGAATCCTTATGTCGCTGCAAGCCAGGGAATGGTCGATGATGTCATCGATCCGCGGGAAACTCGAATCAAACTGATTCAGTCCCTGGAAATGCTCCGGACGAAGAAGGAAGACAGGCCAGGCAAAAAACACGGCAACATCCCACTGTAG
- a CDS encoding zinc ribbon domain-containing protein → MKGNGCIKCGSRDAGQKDVAMTGTGLSKMFDIQNNQFTVVYCKNCGYSEFYNKNASAGSNILDFFFGG, encoded by the coding sequence ATGAAAGGAAATGGCTGTATTAAATGCGGAAGCAGAGATGCAGGGCAGAAAGATGTGGCAATGACCGGAACAGGCTTATCTAAGATGTTTGATATCCAGAATAATCAATTCACCGTCGTTTACTGCAAGAATTGCGGATACTCAGAGTTCTATAATAAGAATGCATCTGCTGGCTCTAATATCCTTGATTTCTTTTTTGGAGGCTGA
- a CDS encoding tripeptidase T, whose amino-acid sequence MINHERLLNEFLELVQIDSETKYETEIARVLKKKFEDLGVEVFEDDTTAQTGHGAGNLICTLQGTKEGVDTIYFTSHMDTVIPANGVKPSIKDGYVVTDGTTILGADDKTGLAVMLETVRVLKEQSIPHGTIQFIITVGEESGLVGAKALDSSLVKAKYGYALDSDGKVGNIIVAAPTQAKVAAVIHGKTAHAGVAPEKGVSAITIAAKAVSRMPLGRIDEETTANIGRFQGGTQTNIVCDRVEILAEARSLIPEKMEAQVAKMKEAFESAAQEMGGKADVDVQVMYPGFKFGEGDLVVELAKKAAAKIGRSSELLHSGGGSDANVIAGFGVPTVNLAVGYEEIHTTNERMPIEELNKLAEMVIALIEEVAAQ is encoded by the coding sequence ATGATTAATCACGAACGTTTATTGAATGAATTTTTAGAGCTTGTCCAAATTGACTCTGAAACAAAGTATGAAACTGAAATCGCACGCGTCCTCAAGAAGAAATTCGAGGACCTCGGCGTAGAGGTTTTCGAGGACGATACTACTGCACAAACTGGCCATGGCGCTGGAAACCTGATCTGTACTTTACAAGGTACAAAAGAAGGAGTAGATACAATCTACTTTACTTCCCACATGGATACGGTCATTCCTGCTAATGGCGTTAAGCCATCCATTAAAGATGGTTATGTTGTGACGGATGGTACGACGATCCTTGGTGCTGATGACAAGACTGGGCTTGCTGTCATGCTTGAAACAGTGCGTGTCTTAAAGGAACAATCGATTCCGCATGGTACAATCCAGTTCATCATAACTGTTGGAGAAGAATCCGGCTTGGTTGGTGCAAAGGCATTGGATTCTTCATTGGTTAAAGCAAAATATGGCTACGCCCTCGACAGTGATGGCAAGGTAGGGAACATCATTGTTGCAGCACCTACGCAGGCAAAGGTAGCAGCTGTCATCCATGGTAAAACTGCTCATGCAGGTGTTGCTCCAGAAAAAGGTGTTTCAGCCATTACAATCGCAGCCAAGGCAGTTTCAAGAATGCCGCTTGGCCGTATCGATGAGGAAACAACGGCGAACATCGGCCGCTTCCAGGGCGGAACACAGACAAACATCGTCTGCGATCGTGTAGAGATTCTTGCAGAAGCGCGTTCGTTGATTCCGGAAAAAATGGAAGCGCAAGTGGCAAAAATGAAAGAAGCATTTGAATCAGCAGCTCAGGAAATGGGCGGCAAGGCAGATGTCGATGTTCAGGTCATGTACCCTGGCTTCAAATTTGGCGAAGGCGACCTGGTCGTCGAGCTTGCAAAAAAAGCAGCTGCAAAAATCGGCAGAAGCTCAGAATTGCTCCACAGCGGCGGCGGAAGCGATGCAAACGTCATTGCCGGCTTTGGCGTCCCAACCGTCAACCTTGCTGTAGGATATGAAGAAATCCACACAACGAATGAAAGAATGCCAATCGAAGAGCTCAACAAGCTTGCCGAAATGGTCATCGCATTGATTGAAGAAGTAGCAGCACAGTAA